GGAACCAGTTAATAAAACTGTAGCTGCTCCAAGAGCTGTatgagttaattttttccagttCCAAACGTTTCGGGTGTTGATTCTACCTTCTGAGGATCGGCTAAATGTTCTGACAATCCATGGCCACCTCCACCAGCTTGAGATACTAGAGGAAGATTCGAAGAATCAACCTTTGCAAGAGCTTCAGTTTCTAGAGATCTTTCGTTCTGAAATTGTttataacattttaatttagatAAATCCTTCTCTGGATTAAGATGCTTGTACTTTATATAGTAATCTGGACAGTTACCACCTCCATGTGAACACTCACTCTCaaagtatttatatattggaattatttcattaattttcTCATAAAATTCACATTTATCAGCATATATTTGAGCCATAGAAAAAAGATAACTATAATTAACATAATACTCGTATaattgctttcctttttcccaatctttttctttaaaaatattgaagtTAGGGTAACACCTTTCATTATAAGTTCTTTGTGCTCgtgtattcattttatttttgccaaCTAACTGAAAACTACCGAAAGTAATTTCAATATTATCAGTATCATCAGAACCTAGAATACTAGCTAATTTTCCATATATCCAATAATTTACTTGCAAGCAAACATCATAACTAGTGTTTCGTGTATTCCATAATTGAGATTTTTCTATAAATCTTAGAgactttttacaaatttcttTCActccttctttatttttaggattaaattttatattacatttttcatcatagTTAGATAAATCCGAATGATCCATTTCTATTTCCTTATAAACTATTTTTGATGGTAAAAACATTGTATATGTTTGGGAAGATAactatataaaaagtaaataatattaataaataaataaataactatCTTGCACAAATTTCGTTAATATGATTTATGTGTAACAATAC
The genomic region above belongs to Plasmodium cynomolgi strain B DNA, scaffold: 0620, whole genome shotgun sequence and contains:
- a CDS encoding CYIR protein (putative;~vir-type antigen), whose protein sequence is MFLPSKIVYKEIEMDHSDLSNYDEKCNIKFNPKNKEGVKEICKKSLRFIEKSQLWNTRNTSYDVCLQVNYWIYGKLASILGSDDTDNIEITFGSFQLVGKNKMNTRAQRTYNERCYPNFNIFKEKDWEKGKQLYEYYVNYSYLFSMAQIYADKCEFYEKINEIIPIYKYFESECSHGGGNCPDYYIKYKHLNPEKDLSKLKCYKQFQNERSLETEALAKVDSSNLPLVSQAGGGGHGLSEHLADPQK